The Nitrospiraceae bacterium sequence TGTCCCAATCTTTAGAGATCGTGATGGTGGGTAGGCCCTGGTCCGTCTTTCCCTGAGACTCGAGTTGTTTAGATTCAACCGGTTCAAGGGAAAACCAGTAAAAGGCGTGCCCGCTCAGCGTGAGGAGATACGGCAAATCGCCAATGGCCGGAAATTTACTCCGTCCGAACAGGGTCAGGGGACGCCGGCCTTTAAATTCAGCGAGATCAAGCTCAACCCATTGGGCATGCCGGGATAAGTTCACAGCCACCAGAATGGTTTCGTCCTGATACCGCCGGAGGAAGACCAGGACTTTCCGATTGGATGGATGCAGGAATTCAATGGATCCTCGTCCAAAGACCTTATAGCGTTTTCGCAAGGAGACGATGCGTTTCATCCACCAGAGGGGGGACTGGGCATTATTTTGTTGGAGTTCGACGTTGACGGCTTCGTAATGATATTCAGGGTCAATGATAATGGGCAGATACAGTTTTTGCGGATTGCCATAGGAAAATCCGGCATTGCGATCCGCACTCCATTGCATGGGAGTCCGGACGCCGTTCCGGTCCCCTAAATAAAAATTATCCCCCATTCCGATTTCTTCCCCGTAATAGATGACCGGTGTGCCCGGCATTGAAAATAACAGGCTGTACATGAGTTCAATCTTTTTCCGGTCATTGCCCAGGAGCGGGGTCAAGCGCCGCCGGATTCCCAGATTGATTCTGGCCTGCTTATCATGGGCAAAGACGCGGTACATGTAATCCCGTTCTTCATCCGTGACCATTTCAAGGGTAAGTTCATCGTGATTACGTAAAAAGAGCCCCCATTGGCAGGCTTCCGGGATCGCGGGCGTCTGTTCCAAAATATCGATAATCGGAAAGCGATCTTCCATTTGCATCGACATGAACAGGCGGGGCATCAGGGGAAAATGAAAGTTCATGTGACATTCATCGCCCTTTCCGAAATAGGCGGCGGCGTCTTCCGGCCATTGATTGGCTTCCGCGAGAAAAAAACGGTTTTTAAATTTTTTATCGACGTGCGTTCGCAGCGTTTTGAGAAACGCATGCGTTTCCGGGAGGTTTTCACAATTGGTCCCTTCCCGCTCGAAGAGATAGGGCACGGCATCCAGGCGTAAGCCGTCCACGCCCAGTTCCAGCCAGAAATCCAGGACCTCAAAGATCGCCTTTTGCACCTCAGGATTGTCGTAATTCAGGTCCGGCTGATGAGAAAAAAAACGATGCCAGAAATACGCCTTGGCTACGGGGTCCCAGGTCCAATTCGAATGTTCGGTATCTTTAAAAATAATGCGGGTGTCGGAATAGAGATCGGGGTTCTCACTCCACACGTACCAGTTCCGCCATTTGCTGCCGGGTGGGGCTTTTCGCGCGCGCTGAAACCAGGGATGTTGATCCGAGGTGTGATTCACCACTAATTCAGTAATCACGCGTAATCCGCGACGATGGGCTTCCCGGACAAACGCCTGAAAGTCCCGTCGGGTTCCATAGTGCGGATGAATGTTGGTGTAGTCGGAAATGTCATAGCCATCGTCTCGAAGGGGAGACGAACAAAAGGGCAAAAGCCAAATGGCCGTCACACCAAGGTCCTGGAGATAATCGAGTTTTTGGGTAAGCCCTTTGAAATCCCCGATGCCGTCCCCATTGCTATCGCAAAACGCCCGGACATGGAGTTCATAAATAATGGCGTCTTTGTACCAGAGTGGATCATTCTCGAGTGTGTCGACAATCATGGATGAGCCTTTCCTGAATCGGGATATTCAGTTATCGTCCTCGGCCATACACGGTGTGTGCAGCTTCGTTGTGAATCGTGAACTCGGCAATGTCTGGATTGATGGCTGTTCAGCGAGGAGGCTGAACGATGAAAACGAGTATCAAGGGTTTACCATAAAAACCGGTGGAAAGGCCAATTCACTGCTAATGGGAGGAATGAGATTCCTGTATAACCAGGCGGGGAGCAAAGGAAAATTCAGCCAGAAATCTTCGAAGGATCGCTTGTTCCAGGCGTGAGGGATATTGAGTCGGGCAGGGGACGCGGAGTAATAAATTAATGCGGCCTGGCTCAGGCAACTGAATGGTGACCCGTGGTTCAACGGAGGGCGCATCCAGCCATAATTTGCCTTCAAGTTTTTTGAGATATGTCCTCGCCTCATCGATAAACGGGGCGGCCTCTTCTTCTCCGGCCTGCAGCAGGAGACGTTCGGCAGTTTTCCAATCATCATCGGTACTTAGGGGGACAGTCACAATATGAAGGCGGTATTTTTTGGTATAGGTTTCATTGGTTAAGGGGTGATCGAAAATAAAGCTGTTGGGTATGACCATGGCCCGGCCGGTATATTGGTGAGAGGTCTGGCCGGGTCCGATTTCCAACACCGTGGTGGTCAGGGCGTTGTGGTCGACCACATTTCCCCGAATGCCCCCGATTTCAATACGATCCCCCAACGAATAGGCTTTGGTCAGCACCCGGAGCCCTGATCCGCTCAAGCAGTCAATGATTTCCTTGGTGGCCAGGACAAAGGCGACAGCGACGGCAAACACGGAGACAGCAAACGTCTGGAGTTGCGGCGCCCAAATGAAAATCATCCCAAGGATAAACAGAAAGAGCAGACCATTTCTGAGGTTGACCGCCCACCGTCTCCGTGTTTCCACGGAAAG is a genomic window containing:
- the treS gene encoding maltose alpha-D-glucosyltransferase, with protein sequence MIVDTLENDPLWYKDAIIYELHVRAFCDSNGDGIGDFKGLTQKLDYLQDLGVTAIWLLPFCSSPLRDDGYDISDYTNIHPHYGTRRDFQAFVREAHRRGLRVITELVVNHTSDQHPWFQRARKAPPGSKWRNWYVWSENPDLYSDTRIIFKDTEHSNWTWDPVAKAYFWHRFFSHQPDLNYDNPEVQKAIFEVLDFWLELGVDGLRLDAVPYLFEREGTNCENLPETHAFLKTLRTHVDKKFKNRFFLAEANQWPEDAAAYFGKGDECHMNFHFPLMPRLFMSMQMEDRFPIIDILEQTPAIPEACQWGLFLRNHDELTLEMVTDEERDYMYRVFAHDKQARINLGIRRRLTPLLGNDRKKIELMYSLLFSMPGTPVIYYGEEIGMGDNFYLGDRNGVRTPMQWSADRNAGFSYGNPQKLYLPIIIDPEYHYEAVNVELQQNNAQSPLWWMKRIVSLRKRYKVFGRGSIEFLHPSNRKVLVFLRRYQDETILVAVNLSRHAQWVELDLAEFKGRRPLTLFGRSKFPAIGDLPYLLTLSGHAFYWFSLEPVESKQLESQGKTDQGLPTITISKDWDNLIQKREKVKLENILPQYLQSRRWFGGKARTMQFVEITETIPLPQEDPLAVLTLIRVEYTEGEPEMYLLPLQYLPADRMAPLVDSPAALARVRVKIKDGEQEGLLIDAMWDREFQKMLAESISRNRRFNGPAGNLVTQATRIFRRQLLKEVPALEPTLLKGEQSNSSVLFGHDFILKLYRRAEVGVNPDFEIGRFLTNKGFPHIAPLAGSIEYQRDNGDLLTFGILQKFIQNEGDAWKYTLDELSRYLEEALTHPTAITASSIPQKSLMALVDEEIPTGAREWIGPYLEEARLLGLRTGELHAALASDSEDPEFKPEPFTDFYRRGLYQSMLGTVNMNFPLLRTQVKGLQDPVQSIAKHVLEGEGRLRKRLLTIRDRKLTCTRIRCHGDYHLGQVLYTGKDFIIIDFEGEPARPLNVRRLKESPLRDVAGMLRSFHYAAQASSIGLVEGVRPEDFSLLEPWARYWQIWVSVSYLKAYLSVKEVRDILPPSSEDIQILLNGYLLQKAIYELGYELNNRPNWVRIPLDGILQILEVD
- a CDS encoding mechanosensitive ion channel family protein, encoding MEPIVGTTGDMVIRYGLSTFFLFLIILIVRMGIHHSLFRSTELSVETRRRWAVNLRNGLLFLFILGMIFIWAPQLQTFAVSVFAVAVAFVLATKEIIDCLSGSGLRVLTKAYSLGDRIEIGGIRGNVVDHNALTTTVLEIGPGQTSHQYTGRAMVIPNSFIFDHPLTNETYTKKYRLHIVTVPLSTDDDWKTAERLLLQAGEEEAAPFIDEARTYLKKLEGKLWLDAPSVEPRVTIQLPEPGRINLLLRVPCPTQYPSRLEQAILRRFLAEFSFAPRLVIQESHSSH